From a single Corynebacterium kroppenstedtii DSM 44385 genomic region:
- the pta gene encoding phosphate acetyltransferase: protein MPCALYIDVGGAFGTSAGDALPAPLQGNVTRIISGEPGSPADPSALVAEAVEKVSQGKASEQKASPSDELQGALVATGDITVDSRIAASIGVPVVLLFLADVTPDALRVSLSISTVEGEGATVAAIVTRDGNPIDGVPSSIPVIAASDEAALDSAVSSAIGESGHLEPVIGPEVFQHNLIDQARASGARIVLPEGDDDRILRAADWLLEHHVCDLTILGNPNDIAARATELGLNLSDATIADPQGTDDESVEQAEKFAATFAELRKKKGITLDDARETMKDISYYATMMIYDGQADGMVSGAAHTTAHTIRPALQIIKTAPGSSVVSSIFLMVMRGKLWAFGDCSVNPNPTSEQLAEIAVTSADTAASFGIDPRVALLSYSTGSSGAGDDVDKVTRAVELAQAKAADTSRNGSPIAIDGPIQFDAAVEPSVGKKKMPESDVAGQATVFVFPTLDAGNIAYKAVQRTANALAVGPVLQGLNKPVNDLSRGATVPDIINTVAVTAVQVAAQTSTRDSAQS, encoded by the coding sequence ATGCCGTGTGCCCTATATATCGACGTCGGAGGAGCTTTTGGAACGTCGGCAGGCGACGCCCTACCAGCACCCCTTCAGGGAAATGTCACCCGAATTATCTCCGGAGAGCCGGGATCACCCGCTGACCCCTCAGCGCTCGTTGCAGAGGCAGTGGAGAAGGTCTCCCAAGGGAAGGCATCCGAACAGAAGGCCTCCCCATCCGACGAATTGCAGGGCGCGCTCGTTGCCACCGGAGACATCACCGTCGATTCGCGCATCGCGGCCAGCATCGGCGTCCCGGTCGTCCTCCTTTTCCTTGCCGACGTCACCCCCGACGCACTTCGCGTCTCACTTAGCATCTCCACAGTCGAGGGCGAAGGGGCCACGGTCGCGGCCATCGTTACCCGCGACGGGAACCCCATCGACGGCGTCCCGTCCAGCATCCCCGTCATCGCAGCATCCGACGAAGCCGCGCTCGACTCCGCGGTGTCGTCGGCAATAGGGGAGAGCGGCCACCTCGAACCGGTCATCGGCCCAGAAGTGTTCCAGCACAACCTCATCGACCAAGCCCGCGCCTCCGGAGCGCGCATCGTTCTCCCCGAAGGCGACGACGACCGCATCCTCCGCGCGGCCGACTGGCTCCTCGAGCACCACGTCTGCGACCTCACCATCCTCGGCAACCCCAACGACATCGCTGCGCGGGCCACAGAACTCGGCCTCAACCTCAGCGACGCCACCATCGCCGACCCCCAAGGCACCGACGACGAATCCGTCGAGCAGGCCGAAAAATTCGCCGCTACCTTCGCTGAGCTGCGGAAAAAGAAAGGCATCACCCTCGACGACGCCCGGGAGACCATGAAAGACATCTCCTACTACGCCACCATGATGATCTACGACGGCCAAGCCGACGGCATGGTGTCCGGCGCCGCGCACACCACCGCGCACACCATCAGGCCAGCGCTACAGATCATCAAAACCGCGCCGGGCTCGTCCGTCGTTTCTTCCATCTTCCTCATGGTCATGCGCGGGAAACTCTGGGCCTTCGGGGATTGCTCTGTGAACCCCAACCCCACCTCCGAGCAGTTGGCAGAAATCGCCGTCACTTCCGCCGACACTGCCGCCAGCTTCGGGATCGACCCCCGCGTTGCCCTCTTGTCCTACTCGACGGGATCCTCCGGAGCGGGCGATGACGTCGATAAAGTCACTCGCGCGGTCGAGCTGGCGCAGGCTAAAGCCGCCGACACGTCGCGGAACGGTAGCCCCATCGCTATCGACGGGCCAATCCAGTTCGACGCAGCCGTCGAGCCCTCCGTCGGCAAGAAGAAAATGCCCGAGTCCGACGTCGCTGGGCAGGCTACGGTCTTCGTCTTCCCCACTCTCGACGCGGGGAACATCGCGTACAAGGCGGTCCAGCGCACCGCGAACGCGCTGGCTGTGGGCCCGGTGCTCCAGGGCCTGAACAAGCCGGTCAACGATCTCTCCCGCGGGGCCACCGTGCCGGACATCATCAACACTGTGGCCGTCACAGCAGTGCAAGTGGCCGCACAGACCAGCACCCGCGATTCCGCACAGTCCTGA
- a CDS encoding acetate kinase codes for MMKTSDTPTPADSAPATAPNAPETSGHENDELVLVLNSGSSSIKFQLVNPANHATDDPFVSGLVEQIGEETGHITIKYAGEKHTRELPILNHTEGLDEALNFLDSLGVGLSTLNLVACGHRVVHGGRLFNSPVLIDDEVVGLIRDLIPLAPLHNPANLDGITVARKILPDIPHVSIFDTAFFHSLPPAAALYPIDAETAMNYAIRRYGFHGTSHEYVSQHVPDLLGKSPHQVNQITLHLGNGASVAAIRGGHAVDTSMGMTPLAGIMMGTRSGDIDPGIVFHLARNGMTIDEIDDLLNRRSGLKGMSGVNDFRALQEKIDREDQDAWSAYNMYVHSIRRFVGAYMLILGRLDAITFTAGVGENHAGIRRDTMADLENFGILIDDERNNSPSREARLISSDESRVKVFVIPTNEELAIARYAAGFAHH; via the coding sequence ATGATGAAGACAAGCGACACACCGACCCCGGCAGACAGCGCCCCGGCCACCGCACCCAACGCTCCCGAAACATCTGGACACGAGAACGACGAACTCGTCCTCGTGCTCAACTCGGGCTCGTCGTCAATCAAATTCCAGCTGGTCAACCCGGCTAATCACGCCACCGATGACCCCTTCGTCTCTGGGCTCGTGGAGCAGATCGGTGAGGAAACCGGGCACATCACCATCAAATACGCGGGGGAGAAGCACACCCGCGAGCTGCCCATTCTCAACCACACCGAGGGCCTCGACGAAGCGCTGAACTTCCTGGACTCACTCGGCGTCGGGCTCTCCACACTGAACCTGGTGGCGTGCGGGCACCGCGTGGTCCACGGTGGACGCCTGTTTAACAGCCCCGTCCTTATCGACGACGAGGTCGTCGGCCTGATTAGGGACCTTATTCCGCTGGCTCCGCTGCACAACCCAGCCAACCTGGACGGCATCACGGTCGCGCGGAAAATCCTTCCCGACATCCCCCATGTCTCGATCTTCGATACCGCCTTCTTCCACTCGCTCCCGCCCGCGGCCGCTCTGTACCCCATCGACGCCGAAACGGCGATGAACTACGCCATCCGGCGGTACGGGTTCCACGGCACGAGCCACGAGTACGTGTCCCAACACGTGCCCGATCTCCTGGGCAAATCGCCCCACCAGGTGAACCAAATTACGCTGCACCTGGGGAACGGTGCCTCCGTCGCCGCCATCCGTGGCGGCCACGCCGTCGACACCTCAATGGGAATGACCCCATTGGCGGGCATCATGATGGGCACCCGTTCCGGCGACATCGACCCCGGCATTGTCTTCCACCTCGCTCGCAACGGCATGACTATCGACGAGATCGACGATCTACTCAACCGACGGTCCGGCCTCAAAGGCATGAGTGGCGTGAACGACTTCCGCGCTCTCCAGGAAAAGATTGACCGCGAGGACCAGGACGCCTGGAGCGCCTACAACATGTATGTGCACTCCATTCGGCGTTTCGTGGGCGCGTACATGCTCATCCTCGGCCGCCTCGATGCCATTACCTTCACGGCGGGGGTGGGCGAGAACCACGCCGGAATTCGCCGTGACACCATGGCTGACCTGGAGAATTTCGGCATCCTCATCGACGACGAGCGGAACAACTCGCCATCCCGTGAAGCGCGGCTCATTTCTTCCGACGAATCCCGCGTGAAAGTATTTGTTATCCCGACGAATGAGGAATTAGCCATCGCGCGGTATGCCGCGGGCTTCGCCCACCACTAG
- a CDS encoding L,D-transpeptidase, with translation MSKAHRRISTRIGVSAAASLTAIAALAGGATVANPAPARADDLPAISSTNPQDFLNQARDQFNEFARTASDRGRTIALDWRNSVYQNTEQLDPNAANWIRTTVDGWINAIWPNAIANQEAQQAAARDAAARAAEEQARQAAEAEAAQRAAEQNAVTAPCEDGAEACVNLGARRSWLTDGHKNITYGPVPITSGAPGQETTPGWHKVLRKVKDEVSHEFNNAPMPYSVYFTNSGMAFHEGSLNRESAGCIHLSHQDAEHYFNTLQVGDDVYIF, from the coding sequence ATGTCTAAAGCTCATCGCCGAATTTCCACCCGTATCGGCGTCTCCGCAGCCGCGTCGCTCACCGCCATCGCAGCTCTCGCGGGCGGCGCCACAGTTGCTAACCCTGCTCCCGCTCGTGCGGACGACTTGCCGGCTATCTCGTCGACGAACCCGCAGGATTTCCTCAACCAGGCGCGGGATCAGTTCAATGAGTTCGCCCGCACCGCGTCGGACCGCGGCAGGACCATCGCCCTGGATTGGCGCAACAGCGTCTACCAGAACACTGAGCAGCTAGACCCGAACGCTGCTAACTGGATCCGCACCACCGTCGACGGCTGGATCAACGCCATCTGGCCGAACGCCATTGCTAACCAGGAAGCTCAGCAGGCTGCTGCGCGCGACGCCGCTGCCCGTGCTGCTGAGGAACAGGCACGCCAGGCGGCTGAAGCAGAGGCCGCTCAGCGCGCTGCTGAACAGAACGCAGTGACTGCACCCTGTGAGGATGGCGCAGAAGCTTGCGTTAACCTGGGCGCTCGTCGTTCCTGGTTGACCGATGGTCACAAGAACATCACCTACGGTCCTGTTCCGATCACTTCGGGCGCTCCGGGTCAGGAAACCACTCCTGGCTGGCACAAGGTTCTCCGCAAGGTGAAGGACGAAGTGAGCCACGAGTTCAACAACGCTCCGATGCCTTACTCGGTGTACTTCACGAACTCCGGCATGGCGTTCCACGAGGGATCGCTGAACCGCGAGTCTGCAGGCTGCATCCACCTTTCCCACCAGGATGCTGAGCACTACTTCAACACCCTGCAGGTTGGCGACGACGTCTACATCTTCTAA
- a CDS encoding ABC transporter ATP-binding protein, with translation MIEIHGLTKRYGDKVAVDSLDFTVKPGVVTGFLGPNGAGKSTTMRMITGLDRPTKGTATVNGENYQSFPAPAKEVGALLEAKWVHPNRSARTHLKWMAQASGISADRVDEVLRLVGLTDVASKKAGGFSLGMSQRLGLAGALLGDPETLILDEPVNGLDPEGIRWVRTFLKNLAAEGRTVFVSSHMLSEMALTADNLVVIGRGKLVADTTVEDFTSSRGGSSTRLRVGDHDHMLQALKQENITFTMDRDNVGREVFVVSGVSTDDVGKVAYSYGIPVLQLEEHHGSLEDAFLQLTGDDVEYQGAAAQGGQN, from the coding sequence ATGATCGAAATACATGGCCTCACAAAGAGGTATGGGGACAAGGTAGCGGTAGATTCGCTCGACTTCACGGTGAAGCCAGGTGTCGTTACTGGTTTTCTTGGGCCAAATGGGGCTGGTAAATCGACCACGATGCGGATGATTACCGGGCTGGACCGCCCAACAAAGGGCACAGCGACGGTGAACGGGGAGAATTATCAGTCATTTCCGGCCCCAGCCAAGGAAGTGGGGGCGCTGTTAGAGGCCAAATGGGTTCATCCGAACCGGTCCGCTCGCACTCATCTGAAGTGGATGGCGCAGGCCAGTGGCATTTCTGCTGATCGTGTCGACGAAGTTCTGCGCTTAGTGGGATTAACCGATGTGGCTTCCAAAAAGGCGGGGGGATTCTCCCTGGGGATGAGCCAGCGGCTGGGATTGGCTGGGGCGCTTCTAGGTGATCCTGAAACGTTGATCTTGGATGAGCCGGTCAACGGTTTAGATCCGGAGGGTATCCGCTGGGTGCGCACCTTCCTTAAGAATCTTGCCGCCGAGGGGCGCACAGTATTCGTGAGCTCTCACATGCTCTCTGAAATGGCGTTGACGGCGGATAACTTGGTCGTCATTGGCCGGGGCAAACTCGTTGCCGATACGACGGTTGAGGACTTCACGTCCTCGCGGGGCGGTAGTTCGACGCGCTTGCGCGTGGGTGATCACGACCACATGCTGCAGGCCCTCAAGCAAGAAAATATCACCTTCACGATGGACCGCGATAACGTCGGCCGTGAGGTGTTCGTCGTCTCTGGGGTGTCCACTGACGACGTCGGCAAGGTGGCCTATTCCTATGGGATCCCCGTCCTTCAGCTGGAAGAACACCACGGATCGTTGGAAGACGCATTCTTGCAACTCACAGGTGATGACGTCGAATATCAGGGCGCGGCAGCTCAGGGAGGACAGAACTGA
- a CDS encoding MarR family winged helix-turn-helix transcriptional regulator, which translates to MTFDSMTTASPGASRSHTVHHGGLDKEKRPDQDVNVADGYLPPLTREETHVLSAAMYNFLSATRRLVEQPLRSMEVNQSEIEVLYFVHNHPGVGVSDIARMRFLRVSNVSTTVRALIANGLLNRASNPDDKRAQMLQVTDKGTRVLDDIAEGWAALINKITDEMNPDSVRILHEASERLNETAFATEHVIDVMQGQSEPTANQQ; encoded by the coding sequence GTGACTTTCGACAGCATGACCACAGCCTCCCCGGGCGCATCACGATCCCATACCGTCCACCACGGCGGCCTCGATAAAGAAAAGCGCCCTGACCAGGACGTGAACGTCGCGGACGGGTACCTTCCACCGCTCACCAGAGAAGAAACTCATGTGCTCTCTGCCGCGATGTACAACTTCCTCTCGGCCACGCGGCGGCTCGTGGAACAGCCCCTCCGTTCCATGGAGGTCAACCAATCGGAAATCGAAGTCCTTTACTTCGTGCACAACCACCCCGGTGTCGGCGTGTCCGACATCGCGCGCATGAGATTCCTACGCGTCTCTAATGTCTCGACGACGGTCCGCGCACTCATTGCCAACGGTCTGCTTAACCGGGCATCGAACCCCGACGATAAACGCGCGCAAATGCTGCAAGTGACCGATAAGGGGACCCGGGTTCTCGACGATATTGCCGAGGGATGGGCCGCATTAATCAACAAAATTACCGACGAAATGAACCCCGACAGCGTCCGCATCCTTCACGAAGCATCGGAGCGGCTGAACGAAACAGCGTTCGCCACCGAGCACGTGATCGACGTGATGCAGGGCCAGTCGGAGCCTACGGCGAACCAGCAGTAA
- a CDS encoding glutamate ABC transporter substrate-binding protein produces MIRLPHSSIRLRERSSARLRPQLQLRARRTRRPWIAAAVIPLAILPLAACSGISDSHRGHNGIFISVAPFTPIPDGATCLNPPHESSASQTPTPDTTTDADAYDTLAPDNSTPEERIPDIVRRGRIIVGVSSSLNFLGFQDPSSGNLEGFDVSLAREIARDIFGDPERIDFRFLSSAERVDALQHGNVDIVVRTMTIDRERRAKVAFSAPYLHAQARILASTSSSIQSADDLRDATVCVPKDSTFQHNAQVIAPHSRFLITNDWSDCLVAMQQHQVQAIISDDSILSGLAAQDSNTHLVGQPYGSSDYAVGIAKTTPGKNTDGLVRQVNSTLMRIRSDGTWQRLYDKWLGKYLGDSGVPPDPTYVQEEPQ; encoded by the coding sequence ATGATTCGCCTGCCACACAGCTCAATTCGGTTGAGAGAGCGCAGCTCAGCCCGACTCCGCCCCCAACTCCAACTCCGCGCCCGACGCACCCGTCGTCCCTGGATCGCGGCCGCCGTCATTCCCCTCGCGATCCTCCCCCTCGCGGCATGTTCCGGGATCAGCGATTCACACCGTGGCCACAACGGCATCTTTATCTCCGTCGCCCCCTTCACCCCCATTCCCGACGGGGCAACGTGCCTCAATCCGCCGCATGAATCGTCGGCAAGCCAAACCCCCACGCCAGACACCACGACCGACGCCGACGCATACGACACACTCGCCCCCGACAACTCCACCCCCGAGGAGCGCATACCGGATATCGTCCGGCGCGGGCGCATCATCGTCGGGGTGTCGTCGTCACTCAATTTTCTTGGTTTCCAAGACCCCAGTAGCGGCAATCTTGAGGGCTTCGACGTCTCCCTCGCCCGTGAAATTGCGCGCGACATTTTCGGCGATCCCGAGCGGATCGACTTCCGTTTTCTGTCCTCGGCCGAACGCGTTGACGCACTTCAGCACGGCAATGTCGATATTGTTGTCCGCACCATGACCATCGACCGCGAACGCCGAGCCAAAGTGGCCTTCTCCGCACCATATCTGCATGCCCAAGCGCGGATTTTGGCGTCGACAAGCTCCTCTATCCAATCCGCCGACGACCTGCGCGACGCCACCGTCTGCGTGCCTAAGGACTCGACCTTCCAACACAATGCGCAGGTTATTGCGCCGCACTCGCGGTTCCTCATTACCAACGACTGGTCCGACTGCCTGGTGGCCATGCAACAACACCAAGTTCAAGCCATTATTTCCGACGATTCCATCCTCTCCGGGCTGGCGGCGCAAGACTCCAACACACACCTGGTTGGCCAACCCTACGGGTCCAGCGATTATGCCGTGGGAATCGCAAAAACCACACCGGGGAAGAACACCGACGGGCTCGTCCGGCAGGTGAATTCCACCCTGATGCGCATCCGATCCGACGGGACATGGCAACGTCTCTATGACAAGTGGCTAGGCAAATATCTCGGGGATTCCGGTGTTCCGCCCGACCCCACCTACGTCCAGGAGGAACCACAATGA
- a CDS encoding ABC transporter permease, protein MLVNSIRAEWTKLASTKSFAWTSILIVVLSWAFAALMGWGSKTALDSMDPEDMGEVSTFNAITATQGFELFGVMVIIIMATLLVTTEYRFKTINETIMMTPKRPIIAISKTIVYGVVAVVLSFFSTIISVPIFKWLAGGYGSEMKVFSGSSGRVYVTSAVEALLVVVMAIGVAFLIRQTAGAIAIMLLWKLVLEDLITLIPKVGNHIKGYRPFANLSAWVSDAKLDGAPWGSTGSVIYFAVWALVLFAIGVAVLVKRDA, encoded by the coding sequence ATGTTGGTTAACTCGATTCGTGCTGAGTGGACGAAGTTAGCGTCGACAAAATCGTTCGCGTGGACGTCGATCTTAATTGTGGTCCTGAGCTGGGCGTTCGCCGCTCTGATGGGGTGGGGGTCGAAAACGGCCCTGGATTCGATGGATCCGGAAGATATGGGGGAAGTATCGACTTTTAACGCAATCACTGCTACCCAGGGGTTCGAACTATTCGGCGTCATGGTTATCATTATCATGGCCACCCTTCTGGTGACCACGGAGTACCGCTTCAAGACCATCAACGAGACGATCATGATGACTCCGAAGCGTCCGATCATTGCGATATCCAAGACGATCGTCTATGGGGTCGTCGCAGTAGTTTTGTCCTTCTTTTCGACAATCATCAGTGTGCCAATCTTTAAGTGGTTGGCCGGTGGCTACGGCTCAGAGATGAAAGTGTTCTCCGGCTCTTCGGGGCGAGTATATGTGACATCGGCAGTGGAGGCTTTGCTGGTCGTCGTGATGGCAATTGGTGTAGCGTTCCTTATCCGACAGACTGCGGGTGCTATCGCCATCATGCTGCTGTGGAAACTCGTCCTTGAGGACCTGATCACTTTGATTCCGAAGGTGGGGAACCACATTAAAGGCTATCGTCCCTTCGCTAACCTCAGTGCGTGGGTGAGTGATGCGAAACTCGATGGCGCACCATGGGGGTCGACGGGCAGCGTAATCTACTTCGCCGTGTGGGCACTTGTTCTCTTCGCTATTGGGGTGGCCGTGTTAGTGAAGCGGGACGCGTAG
- a CDS encoding serine/threonine protein kinase, with the protein MSDSEPNVRDEGLGADETRDSEAGLNSDAAQDSEDNARDTDNGRPDDNDHPTEAATVMGTRAVPFDPFADDDDDDEIDIDINDIGSLLQSDNPADTPSSGDGVTGPGPGSAKTVARPRGADGASHDPSQASRERALSTFRERRAASRRGKVVADGMVPLPFIVPTDPRESVMDSDTIKETDAKAPSLHKGDMVAGQYEVVGALANGGVGWIYLAIDHNVSDRWVVLKGMKATANEQDRAVAGAERAFLADITHTGIVKIYNFVDDDRSPGGFIVMEYVGGPSLRSQRKKQRDSLFAVDVAIGYMLEVLEALDYLHSRGVVYNDLKPDNIIITEEQVKLIDLGAVTGIGAFGHIYGTPGFQAPEITETGPTVRSDIYTVGRTLASLIVHLPTVDGRYEDGLPTPTNEPVFRRYLSLYRLLLRATDPDPEKRFASASSMANQLTGVLREIRAVRDQVHFPHLHSQFAPQRTTYGTKHLVFRTDQLVDGIERSIEITAPEVVAALPVPMVDATDPGAYILSTISYAEPSEAIDSLYAKMKMPEYAESVEIPLSIVRAMLDLGLVDEAHNYLSTFESSFTRDWRYEWYSGITALLLNDYEQAQRHFEKVIFILPGEPAAKLAIAATSELWLQAKGLSMTSVLDRQTAVAAATLGHASALPSDSALEAMGDRWDPVGDDPVALRFHATRLYGLVWATNPTTVSSAFGLSRQFIAEGDVARAVEALDQVPQASRHHRLARLTTVLHLISGPPKDLTEERIIDAAQRLDEIPTNEPRMAQVRVAVMSAGLNWLRETNRTHATVPTLFGQPFEVRGLRLGVEADLRRMARSVQYPSHRYHLVDMANAIRPRTWW; encoded by the coding sequence ATGAGCGATTCCGAACCGAACGTCCGCGATGAAGGGCTAGGCGCCGACGAAACGCGGGATTCCGAGGCGGGGCTGAATTCCGACGCCGCGCAGGATTCCGAGGACAACGCGCGGGACACCGACAACGGCCGCCCCGATGACAATGACCACCCCACCGAAGCTGCCACGGTCATGGGAACACGGGCTGTCCCCTTTGACCCGTTCGCCGATGATGACGATGACGACGAGATCGATATCGACATCAACGACATTGGTTCACTCTTGCAGTCCGACAATCCGGCGGATACTCCGTCGTCGGGCGATGGAGTAACGGGCCCGGGCCCTGGTAGTGCCAAAACCGTGGCCCGCCCACGTGGGGCCGATGGTGCCAGCCATGACCCCAGCCAGGCTTCCCGTGAGCGTGCACTCTCCACGTTCCGGGAGCGCAGAGCGGCTTCCCGGCGCGGAAAAGTGGTTGCCGATGGCATGGTGCCGTTGCCGTTCATCGTGCCCACGGATCCGCGGGAATCTGTCATGGATTCCGACACGATTAAGGAAACGGATGCCAAGGCGCCGTCGCTCCACAAGGGGGATATGGTGGCGGGCCAGTATGAGGTGGTCGGGGCGCTGGCCAATGGTGGCGTCGGGTGGATTTATCTGGCCATTGACCACAATGTTTCGGACCGGTGGGTTGTCCTCAAGGGGATGAAGGCGACGGCCAATGAGCAGGATCGGGCGGTGGCTGGCGCCGAGCGCGCGTTCTTGGCGGATATTACGCACACGGGCATCGTGAAGATTTACAACTTCGTCGATGATGACCGCTCCCCCGGCGGGTTCATTGTGATGGAGTACGTTGGTGGGCCGTCGTTGCGCTCGCAGCGGAAGAAGCAGCGTGACAGCCTTTTCGCGGTCGATGTCGCTATTGGCTACATGCTTGAGGTTCTCGAGGCGCTGGATTATCTGCACTCGCGCGGCGTCGTTTATAACGATCTCAAGCCGGACAACATCATCATTACGGAGGAGCAGGTCAAGCTGATCGACTTGGGTGCGGTCACGGGGATCGGCGCGTTCGGGCACATTTACGGGACACCAGGTTTCCAGGCTCCTGAGATTACGGAAACTGGGCCGACGGTGCGCAGTGATATTTATACGGTTGGCCGCACGTTAGCGTCGCTTATTGTTCATTTACCGACGGTTGACGGGCGGTATGAGGACGGTTTGCCTACTCCGACTAACGAGCCGGTGTTTCGCCGCTACTTGTCGCTGTATCGGTTGCTGCTGCGGGCGACTGATCCGGATCCGGAGAAGCGTTTTGCGTCGGCGTCGTCGATGGCGAATCAATTGACCGGTGTGCTGCGTGAAATTCGTGCGGTGCGTGACCAGGTGCATTTCCCGCATTTGCATTCACAGTTCGCTCCTCAAAGGACAACGTATGGAACGAAGCACTTGGTTTTCCGTACCGATCAATTAGTCGATGGCATTGAACGATCCATTGAGATTACGGCCCCGGAGGTGGTGGCCGCGCTGCCAGTACCTATGGTGGACGCCACGGATCCGGGCGCTTATATTCTCTCGACGATCAGCTACGCCGAGCCCTCTGAGGCCATTGATTCGCTGTACGCGAAGATGAAAATGCCTGAGTATGCGGAGAGCGTGGAAATTCCGCTGTCTATTGTGAGGGCGATGCTTGATCTCGGGCTTGTTGATGAAGCTCATAATTATCTATCGACATTCGAATCGTCTTTTACCCGAGATTGGCGATACGAATGGTATTCCGGAATCACCGCTTTGCTGCTCAACGATTACGAACAGGCGCAGCGGCATTTTGAAAAAGTCATCTTCATTCTTCCCGGGGAGCCGGCGGCCAAGCTTGCCATCGCGGCGACGTCGGAATTGTGGCTTCAGGCCAAGGGGTTGTCGATGACCTCGGTGCTGGACAGGCAGACCGCCGTGGCGGCGGCAACCTTGGGACATGCGTCCGCGTTGCCGTCGGATAGCGCTCTGGAAGCGATGGGTGATCGGTGGGATCCCGTCGGCGACGACCCCGTTGCCCTGCGCTTTCACGCCACGCGGTTGTACGGCCTGGTGTGGGCGACCAACCCGACCACGGTGTCGTCGGCGTTTGGTTTGTCCCGCCAGTTCATCGCGGAGGGCGATGTTGCCCGGGCCGTTGAGGCGTTGGACCAGGTTCCGCAGGCGTCCCGTCACCACCGATTAGCCCGCTTGACGACGGTTCTCCACCTCATTTCTGGCCCCCCGAAAGATCTGACTGAAGAGCGAATTATCGACGCCGCGCAGCGCCTGGATGAGATCCCGACGAATGAGCCGCGGATGGCGCAAGTGCGCGTGGCCGTCATGTCCGCTGGGCTCAACTGGCTGCGTGAGACGAATCGGACCCACGCTACCGTGCCAACATTGTTCGGCCAGCCCTTTGAGGTGCGCGGTTTGCGGCTCGGGGTGGAGGCGGATCTGCGCCGGATGGCGCGGAGTGTTCAGTACCCTAGCCACAGGTATCACCTGGTGGATATGGCGAATGCGATTCGGCCGCGGACGTGGTGGTAG